The Paenibacillus macerans genome includes a window with the following:
- a CDS encoding PTS transporter subunit EIIC: MSKFAGMAERILESIGGSGNVEQFTNCMTRLRVSVVDHGRIDEAGLKQIDGVLGVVDDETYQIILGPGVVNKVAEEFGKLLQAGGGGEAGSPSGGKAAPLREGADIKAELKQKNNTPFKNFLRKIGNIFIPLIPALVGAGIINGIAGLMNNLITSGNGAAWLVTLQPIIGVIGSAFFGYLTIFAGVNAAKEFGGTPALGGAVAAIIVAPAVANISYTYPFFGEIKLNAGQGGIIGAILAAGLISLLEKWIRKRMPAAIDIIVTPTISLLIVGLITVFFLMPVSGIISQGIGQATTWLLAHGGPLSGFVLASLFLPLVMFGLHQALIPIHAELISQVGYTALLPILAMAGAGQVGSAIAIYIKLKANARLRNMIKGALPVGFLGIGEPLIYGVSLPLGRPFVTACLGGGFGGALLGLFAMTGNFVGSVAIGPSGLVLIPLIQGPMGIGMTILGYLAGLILSYIAGFLLTYFFGFTKQMLLEHNR, translated from the coding sequence ATGAGTAAATTTGCAGGCATGGCAGAACGTATTTTGGAATCCATCGGCGGTTCCGGCAATGTGGAGCAATTTACGAACTGCATGACCCGGCTGCGCGTTTCGGTCGTGGACCACGGCCGGATCGACGAGGCCGGATTGAAACAAATCGACGGGGTGCTCGGCGTGGTCGACGACGAGACCTATCAAATTATCCTCGGACCGGGCGTGGTCAATAAGGTTGCGGAGGAGTTCGGCAAACTTCTGCAAGCCGGGGGAGGGGGCGAAGCGGGTTCCCCTTCGGGCGGCAAGGCGGCCCCCCTGCGGGAAGGCGCCGACATAAAGGCGGAGCTCAAGCAGAAAAACAACACGCCGTTCAAAAACTTTTTGCGGAAAATCGGCAATATTTTTATTCCATTGATTCCGGCCCTGGTCGGCGCGGGGATTATCAACGGGATCGCCGGCTTGATGAACAACCTGATCACCTCCGGCAACGGCGCGGCCTGGCTCGTTACCCTGCAGCCGATTATAGGCGTTATCGGCTCGGCGTTCTTCGGGTATCTGACGATCTTTGCCGGGGTTAACGCGGCCAAAGAATTCGGCGGCACGCCTGCGCTAGGCGGCGCGGTGGCCGCGATTATCGTCGCGCCGGCGGTGGCGAATATTTCATATACGTACCCCTTCTTCGGCGAAATCAAGCTGAACGCGGGGCAGGGCGGGATTATCGGGGCGATTTTGGCGGCGGGGCTGATTTCGCTGCTGGAAAAATGGATCCGCAAACGGATGCCCGCGGCGATCGATATCATCGTCACTCCGACCATTTCACTGCTTATCGTCGGCCTGATCACGGTGTTCTTCCTGATGCCGGTCAGCGGCATCATCTCGCAGGGCATCGGGCAGGCAACGACCTGGCTGTTGGCGCACGGCGGACCGCTTTCCGGATTTGTTCTGGCGTCGCTGTTCCTGCCGCTTGTTATGTTCGGCCTGCATCAGGCGCTGATCCCGATTCACGCCGAGCTCATTTCTCAGGTCGGATATACGGCGCTGCTGCCGATTCTGGCCATGGCGGGAGCGGGACAGGTCGGATCGGCGATCGCCATCTACATCAAACTGAAAGCTAACGCGCGGCTGCGCAATATGATCAAAGGGGCGCTGCCGGTCGGTTTCCTCGGCATCGGCGAGCCGCTCATTTACGGGGTCAGCCTCCCCTTGGGCCGGCCGTTTGTAACCGCCTGCCTCGGCGGCGGTTTCGGCGGCGCCTTGCTCGGGTTGTTTGCGATGACGGGAAATTTCGTCGGTTCGGTGGCGATCGGTCCTTCCGGTCTGGTGCTCATCCCGCTGATTCAAGGCCCGATGGGAATCGGCATGACGATCCTCGGTTATCTGGCCGGGCTGATCCTTTCTTACATTGCCGGTTTCCTGCTCACTTATTTCTTCGGTTTTACAAAGCAGATGCTTCTGGAGCATAATAGATAA
- a CDS encoding DNA polymerase IV: MPERTIFLVDGQSFYASIEKAAHPELKDKPVAVGDPARRSGIILAACPVAKSRGVTTAERVGEALAKCPDLKVIRPRMQTYITISLLITEIFESFTDQVEPYSIDEQFLDVTGSTACFGPPAEIAKQIQSRVLLSTGVWTRCGIGPTKVLAKMATDNFAKKRPEGIFRLGFDNIESTLWPLPVHQMFMVASRMSRHFMRMGLNTIGDIARLELSEFKRRMRREMGKQSDIQAEYYWQTARGIDPSPVVPSIRNQLKSISHGKALRSSLYRKLEDIEVVLLELVIEVCRRSRRHGYMGQVVTVSAAETDGERSTGFSRQVTLQQPTSLSHEVAAAALGIFHKYWNGMPVSHLHISLTQLVDDSVYQLTLFEDREKAYGLERATDEIKDRFGSAAIMRASSLLSAGVARERAEQIGGHYK, from the coding sequence ATGCCTGAACGGACGATTTTTCTGGTCGACGGCCAATCATTCTACGCTTCTATCGAAAAGGCTGCTCATCCGGAGCTAAAAGATAAACCGGTAGCCGTAGGCGATCCTGCGCGCCGGTCAGGCATCATTCTCGCAGCCTGCCCGGTTGCCAAGTCGCGTGGGGTGACGACGGCTGAAAGGGTAGGTGAGGCGCTGGCAAAATGCCCGGATTTAAAGGTCATTCGGCCGAGAATGCAGACCTACATCACCATATCCTTATTGATTACCGAGATCTTCGAGTCGTTTACCGATCAAGTTGAACCTTACAGCATTGACGAACAATTTCTCGATGTTACCGGCTCAACTGCCTGTTTTGGTCCTCCGGCAGAAATTGCAAAACAAATCCAATCCCGCGTGCTGTTGTCGACGGGAGTTTGGACGCGCTGCGGAATCGGACCAACAAAAGTATTAGCCAAGATGGCCACGGATAATTTCGCGAAAAAAAGACCTGAAGGGATCTTCAGACTTGGCTTTGACAATATTGAATCTACGTTGTGGCCGCTGCCCGTACACCAAATGTTTATGGTGGCTTCGAGGATGTCCCGCCACTTTATGAGAATGGGATTAAATACGATTGGCGACATAGCACGGTTGGAATTGTCCGAATTCAAACGGCGCATGCGCCGGGAGATGGGAAAGCAAAGCGATATTCAAGCGGAGTACTATTGGCAGACGGCGAGGGGCATCGATCCTAGCCCGGTCGTGCCGAGTATTCGTAACCAATTGAAATCGATTAGCCATGGCAAGGCACTGCGAAGCAGCCTTTATCGAAAGCTTGAAGATATTGAGGTTGTCCTTTTGGAGCTGGTCATAGAGGTCTGCCGGCGCAGCCGGAGGCACGGATACATGGGCCAGGTGGTGACAGTGAGTGCGGCGGAGACTGACGGAGAGCGGTCTACAGGGTTTAGCCGGCAGGTAACACTGCAGCAACCTACGTCGCTTTCTCATGAAGTAGCGGCGGCAGCGCTGGGAATTTTTCATAAATATTGGAATGGTATGCCCGTAAGTCACCTGCATATTTCGCTCACTCAGTTGGTGGACGATAGCGTCTATCAGCTTACGTTATTCGAGGACCGGGAGAAAGCTTACGGTTTGGAAAGAGCGACTGATGAAATTAAAGATCGATTCGGCAGCGCCGCTATTATGCGGGCATCCTCTTTATTATCGGCCGGAGTAGCACGAGAACGAGCGGAACAGATAGGAGGTCATTACAAATGA
- a CDS encoding helix-turn-helix domain-containing protein, translating to MTPRTKEQNEEIRLRRLVQIRKAAADVFLDKGMALEIRDVAAQAGLGYGTVYHYYSNKGDLLHDVLWVAMERAGAWLMEPDGGRLSAQVVRLIEEWADDHGLYLLYKLAGDGFRLLPEARAVPLADCFRREVLLPFAAALGMEPGGAGEPGEPPGSGRVVPGRWPFGRKIPEELMRRAEMLLAALAGCASLPLRRGTLRQDAEHIVQIVHLRSEKNDYFEIAERN from the coding sequence ATGACCCCGCGGACGAAAGAACAAAATGAAGAGATCCGGCTGCGCCGCCTGGTGCAAATCCGCAAAGCGGCGGCCGATGTTTTTTTGGATAAAGGGATGGCTCTGGAAATTCGCGATGTCGCCGCGCAGGCCGGACTCGGCTACGGGACGGTATATCATTACTACAGCAACAAAGGGGATCTACTGCACGATGTGCTGTGGGTGGCGATGGAGCGGGCCGGGGCCTGGCTTATGGAACCGGATGGCGGGCGTTTAAGCGCCCAGGTTGTCCGTCTGATTGAGGAGTGGGCGGATGATCATGGCTTGTACCTGCTCTACAAGCTCGCCGGGGACGGCTTTCGCCTTCTCCCCGAGGCCCGGGCGGTACCGCTGGCGGACTGCTTTCGGCGGGAGGTGCTGCTCCCGTTTGCCGCCGCGCTTGGGATGGAACCGGGCGGGGCGGGCGAACCGGGCGAGCCGCCCGGCAGCGGCCGGGTTGTCCCTGGCCGGTGGCCTTTTGGCCGAAAAATCCCGGAGGAGCTAATGCGGCGGGCGGAAATGCTGCTGGCCGCGCTGGCCGGCTGCGCCTCGCTCCCGCTTCGCCGGGGAACGCTGCGCCAGGATGCGGAACATATTGTGCAGATCGTCCATTTGAGGAGTGAAAAAAATGATTATTTTGAAATCGCCGAGAGAAATTGA
- a CDS encoding MurR/RpiR family transcriptional regulator, with translation MTTGSILTQMEAVLGQLPDSERKAAQYILAESAEVSGLSIHALADKAGTSAAAITRLCRSLGLTGFPDLKIRLSVDNAKTQKPGYYDIEQGETVQNIIQKTVSNSVQAIQDTMLHLQPQLIEQVVESFRKAPVIHMYGVGASAIVAADAAQKWLRLGKQAFALQDEHLIAAALASAPPGALFMGVSYSGNTKEVLQLFRVAQKYGVRTIGLSRFGNHKVSELADLMLYTPQAPEATLRSGASGSRLAQLVMIDILFFAYASTQYEETIVRLGQTHEATAFLKQS, from the coding sequence GTGACGACAGGAAGCATTCTTACGCAAATGGAAGCGGTGCTGGGGCAGTTGCCCGATTCGGAAAGAAAGGCGGCGCAATATATTTTGGCCGAATCGGCGGAAGTTTCCGGTTTGAGCATCCATGCGTTGGCCGATAAAGCGGGGACCAGCGCGGCGGCAATTACCCGGCTATGCCGTTCGCTCGGCCTCACCGGATTTCCCGATTTGAAAATACGGCTGTCCGTGGACAACGCCAAAACGCAAAAGCCCGGGTATTACGATATTGAGCAGGGCGAAACGGTTCAAAACATTATTCAAAAAACGGTCTCCAACAGTGTCCAAGCGATTCAAGACACGATGCTTCACTTGCAGCCGCAGCTGATCGAACAGGTGGTGGAGAGCTTCCGGAAAGCTCCCGTCATCCATATGTACGGCGTTGGAGCTTCGGCCATCGTAGCGGCGGATGCGGCGCAAAAATGGCTGCGGCTCGGCAAGCAGGCGTTTGCTCTTCAGGACGAGCATCTGATTGCCGCGGCGCTGGCCAGCGCTCCGCCGGGCGCCTTGTTTATGGGCGTTTCGTACAGCGGCAACACCAAGGAAGTGCTGCAATTGTTCCGGGTTGCCCAAAAGTACGGAGTGCGCACCATCGGCTTGTCCCGTTTCGGCAATCATAAAGTTTCCGAGCTGGCCGATTTGATGCTGTATACGCCGCAGGCCCCGGAAGCGACGCTGCGCAGCGGGGCTTCCGGCTCCCGGCTGGCCCAGCTCGTGATGATCGACATTTTGTTTTTTGCGTACGCTTCAACGCAATATGAGGAGACGATCGTCCGATTGGGACAAACCCACGAAGCGACGGCGTTTCTTAAACAAAGCTGA
- the map gene encoding type I methionyl aminopeptidase translates to MIILKSPREIEEMKPANQIVAECHREVAKLIQPGITTQEINDFVARHIVKLGGKQFTKGYNGFPAETCASVNDVVAHGFPSNRPLQDGDLLKLDIVVEYDGWFGDSCWCYAVGEISPEAGKLMKVTKECMELGIAQALPGNRLGDVTSAIQKHAEEGGFSVVRDLLGHGVGRSLHEEPNYEHIGVAGKGIRLKEGMVFTVEPMINEGTFRIMIDDDGWTARTADGKLSAQFEHTIAVTADGPLILTAQ, encoded by the coding sequence ATGATTATTTTGAAATCGCCGAGAGAAATTGAAGAAATGAAGCCCGCGAACCAAATCGTAGCCGAGTGCCACCGCGAGGTGGCGAAGCTGATTCAGCCGGGCATCACGACGCAGGAAATCAATGATTTTGTCGCTAGACATATCGTCAAATTGGGCGGCAAGCAGTTTACGAAAGGTTATAACGGCTTCCCCGCGGAAACATGTGCCTCGGTCAACGACGTGGTGGCGCACGGCTTTCCTTCGAACCGCCCGCTGCAGGACGGGGATCTGCTTAAGCTGGATATTGTGGTGGAATACGACGGCTGGTTCGGCGATTCGTGCTGGTGTTACGCCGTAGGCGAGATCAGCCCGGAAGCCGGGAAGCTGATGAAGGTTACGAAGGAATGCATGGAGCTCGGGATTGCTCAAGCGCTTCCCGGCAACCGTCTCGGCGACGTGACTTCGGCGATCCAGAAGCACGCGGAAGAAGGCGGGTTTTCGGTCGTGCGCGATCTGCTGGGGCACGGTGTCGGCCGGAGCCTGCATGAAGAGCCGAACTACGAGCATATCGGCGTTGCCGGCAAGGGCATCCGTCTCAAGGAAGGCATGGTGTTTACGGTGGAGCCGATGATCAATGAAGGCACGTTCCGCATTATGATCGATGACGACGGGTGGACGGCGCGCACGGCCGACGGCAAGCTGTCGGCTCAGTTTGAACACACGATCGCGGTTACGGCGGATGGACCGCTTATTTTAACCGCCCAATAA
- a CDS encoding stage VI sporulation protein F, producing the protein MKNPAIKDRIKQMVDGLTRADLQDRPKVRRLVRTAASVLGERLSGTQEEQIVQFVIDQKIDPRNTLHLLRLWGMFR; encoded by the coding sequence ATGAAAAATCCGGCGATCAAGGATCGGATCAAGCAGATGGTCGACGGCCTTACCCGGGCGGATTTGCAGGATCGTCCCAAGGTGCGCAGGCTCGTCCGAACGGCCGCCTCCGTGCTTGGCGAACGGCTGAGCGGCACGCAGGAGGAACAAATCGTGCAGTTCGTCATCGACCAAAAAATCGATCCGCGCAATACGCTTCACCTGCTTCGGCTGTGGGGGATGTTCCGGTAG